AGCAAGAGTGTGACTCAACAGCCAGCCCGTCCTGGCCGCTCACAACCCCTGGGGGTTTGGCATTATTCCCCACCGCACACAGGGAGCAGAGGCCCGTGGGAGGAAGGGActggcccaaagtcacacagggagcctgtgCAGAGCCAGGCGCTCAGCCCCAGTCTCCTGGGGgtgcccaggcccctgcccccagcacagagcaccctgctTTGACAaggccagctgctgcaggcctgGCCTTTGCTGCGTGGGTGGAGAGGGGCTGGGTGTGCACGGAGTTACCCCAGGGATTCCTTGGCCCTCTTGCTAAGCTCACGGGTGACGTGACCCCTCATGCTGCCCACCCTGCGGTGCTCGCAGGACGATGTGGTGTGCAGGGCCGTGCTCCCCCAGGCAGCGCTCCCGGGGCGAAGACAGCTGCCGGGCTGCGTGTCACTGCAGAGAGCAGCTCTCTGGTTCCTGGCAGGGGCGGTGATGGGAGGAAGCCAGGCACAAGCCCCAGCCTGCCTGGCGTGggccactgccctctgctgcaggcggggagctgcccgggcAGGAGAATGGACGTGGCTCGGGGAAGGGCCTGCTGGACAAGTGTTGCCGGTTCCACAGCTCAATAGGCTAAACCTGGGctctggagccccttcctgcactgaGTGTGCTCGCCAAGGGCCTGGGCTTCCCAGAACGCACTGCCAGGGGCGgtgtgccctgctctgcccagggaACCCCTCTGCAAGGCCTCTCTGCAGCTGCCCGTGGGAGTAACTTGGGCTAGGCTGTGCGTGGCTCTTGGGAGCTGGATGTGACCAGCAGCACATTCAACTGGCCATgggaaaacagcaacactcagatgcccccGGCTGGGCGAGATTTGAACTTGGAGGCTTTCCAGCGCATTGCCAGCCCCGGGGCCGGCCCGCACGGACCTGGGGCAAACTTGCCGGGAAGGGCTGGTCCCGCTTGCTGCTGGGGGTCGTGTGGcacggggagggggcgggttcAAACATTAATAAACTCAATTCCCCCCCAGACGGGCAGGCTAAGACGAGTCCAATAATATGACATTAACCTTAGAGAGCGGGGAGGGCAGGGCCGCAGCTGGTATCAATCTGCATCGTCCCCCTGGCATcggtgatgctgatttacaccagggaggGCCTGGCCCGTGGGCTGTGGTGCTGCCATTCCACATGCCACGTGTTACCCACACTGAGCTGAGCGTGGCCGTTCTGTGAGGAGCGTTTTACTCCCTGGCTGATCCCTTTGCAGAAGCCCAGCGGGAGGGAGCTGCTGATGGACGGTGCTGGGCCCCTGGCGTGggcctgcccagagcagcagtgaCCGAACGCTGTCGAAAGCCGAGAGCTGCTGGGGGCCCAAATGCTGGGTTTTGAGGGTGTCCAAGCTGGCATGAGCTGCCCTCGCTGAGAAGGGATCACGGGGGATTCCCACAGAACGGGCCCTCCCAGCAAagccctcactcccgacccgcagcccccgcaaccccagccctgggctcccctcacaCCCTGCTCTGCCGATGGGGTTTGTGTGAACTGGGGAATGATCCATGCTAGGACAGTGTATGACCCAGGACATGACTGAACCTAGGCCTGCAAAGGAGAAAGGCTGGTACATTCCTTTGCCAGCTCGCCCTTACTTGCTGGGCACTGAGaggtgatgctcagtaaggggCCCCCAGCTTCTCCGAATGCCCCAGGCCGTAGAGAGTCAATGGTTCCCTTCCCCTAGCACTTTCCCGGTacagcagcacctcctgccctggCTGTCGCTACCCACCCCGTGCCACGTGCCGGTCCTTACCTGAGGCTGCTGCCCGGCGGAGCGGGAGGCGTACAGCTCCCTGCCCGGCGTGTTGCGCGCGCGGAAGGCCCCCTGCCTGTCCAGCGAGTGGGGCCGCAAGGTCCGTAGCTTGGTGCGCTCGTGCCACGACTTCAGCTCCTCCGACACGGCCGACTTGGCGAGGGCCCTGCCGCTGCCAGGGGCGTAGTCCTTGAGGGACGGGGTGCGCAGGAGCCTGCTGGGGGCCGGGGCCAGCCgctggcagtgcagctgcaccatgtCCTGCTCATAGGGGAACGGAGCTGGGCTGCCAGCCCGCAGCAAGGAGTAGCCCCGGCAGAACTCCCGCCCGGCCACATGCTCCACAGCTGGGAAGTAACCGGGAGGCAGCAACCGCTTGTGGGGGCTCTGGTAATAGTACGCTGCCTCGGGCCCCACGGAGCGCGGGCCCCTGAACTCCGGCGAGGGCGGCTCCGCGGACGGCGGGGGCATCGGCCTCCGGAAGGCGTCAGGGCTGCCGCTGCCAGCCGACGGGGTGCACGGGGTGCTGGAGACGTCCGAGCTGCTGTCCTCGGAACCGGAGTGGTAGATGGAGCGGGAGGCCCGGCCCGGTTTGGATGAAGGGAAGCAGTAGTCGGGGACGGGGACGGTGACGGTGTAGTAGGTGGGGCGCCGCCTTGGCAACACGCTCCTCCCCCGGGGCTCCGCTCGGTCCCGGgacacatccagcctgcgggcaGAGGGAAGCTATTTAGGGGTATTCTAGCACCAGGGGCAAGTGAAGGAAGCTGAGAGAAGCGGTCTCAGAAATCCAAAGCACCGTGTACACACAGGGCACGTGTACCAGTTGGAATAGCTCAGTTGGGAGAGCGTTAGACTGAAGATCTAAaggtccctggttcgatcccGGGTTTTGGCAGACGTTTCCCTTGGTCAGAGGAGGTTAGTTTTGGCGGGgggaggatagctcagtgattcgagcattggcctgctaaacccagggttgtgagttcaatccttgaaggggccatttggggcaaaaattggggattggtcctgctttgagcggggggttggactagatacctcctgaggtcccttccaaccctgagaatctatgattctaatgtACAGACACACCAGCCCTCCCCACAGACCTCAATGGAGAATATCCCCGAAATCCTTCCAGACGCCCTTAACCCTGCCCACCCCgagctccgctctgcctcctTTCTTAACCCTGCCCACCACCTTAATCCTGCCCACTTCTTAGCTCTGCCCACGCCTTAGGTCCAGCCACCCCCTTAGCTGACCCCCCGCTTCCACCGCCATATCCCAACTAACCGACACTAAACAAGGACATTAATAACATCAAAACAAATCAACCCCCCTCCTCCACAGCAGAATTTTGACCTTGAGAAGGGAGCAGAGCCAGAGGCTTCATGGAGCCACTAGAGACATGGCTCTTGCTAGTGATTTTATGTGGCAGGCGCCCAGACACAACAGTGATGGGTGTCAGGGTCAATGCTAAGGTAGCCAGCTGGAGTTGATTCTGCTAGAGCGAGGGCAGCTCAGGGTGGACGCGCTAATTGGGTTCCACATCCCTGCTTTGCATTCGGGGGAAGACAGATCAGTAGCACCAAAATCAGAAGCTCTCCATGAGCAGAAACTCTGGGGCTAGGCCCAGGGTCCCTCCCTTGCTGCTCCCATCTCCTCTCATTTGTCTCCCTTCTGGGGGTCCCGTCTCACACCCACATTCTGTATTTATCCCACACTCCTTATCATTTCCTACCAGCACTGCCTGGAGGCCTCAACCACTATCACctgtgctgcacagagacagCCCCCACCCCGAAGAGCTCACAGACCAAACAGagaatgggtgggaggggaaactgaggcatgaggctgggaagtgacttgcctcaggTCACTCAGCAGGGCAGTGACAGAGGTAGGACTAGAAGCCTGTTCTCCCCGTTCAGTGTCAGAGCTGCTAGGCCACACAGcctctcttcctctcctgccccaTCTGAGCCCAGTGCCACCCAGCTGGCTGAGAGAACCCGTTGCTGGGCAGTACCTCATGGACTGAGATTGCCCTCGCCTCGCCTGCATCTCCGGGGTCGGGGGCCCACTGGAACCAGCCTGCCTCCACAAGGCCAAGGTCCGGATGGGGACAAAGTGGTAGGGGGGCATCTCAGGTGTCCTCTGAGCAGCTGGGCTGCGGGCAGGCGCTGGCATGGGTGTCCCGgctgggctgctggggagaaacaCAGTGAACAGAAACCAGTGCAGGAGAGCTGTAATCCCTCCCCTCCAATGCAACATCTGCACGGCTCCTTCCATGGGAGCAGAGTGGCCCAGTGCCCTGGGGAGACAGGGACAGTACCCAAACCTCTGCATTGGTGCTCTGCCCTTCAGCAACTCTGCCCCGCTGCAGGGACCCACAGAGCATCGGCGTGTAGCTCCCGCAAGAGACGCAGGGTCCCGGTTCCCTCCTGTGGCCAGCGACCCACCCAGGGCATCACATTccagaggggagggaagggagagcgGGGCAGAAGGGTGAGGAAAAGCGGATGGAAAAGATGATCCCCCGCTCAGTGTCCCAGGGAGTTCCGAGCAATGGAAGCTGGGGAGGGCGTGACCTCCAGAGGAGCGGGAGAGCCAAAGACACGCGTTAGCCTGTCCAGAGCCCCAGGCAATGGCACAGAACCCAGCCGCTTAGGCCAGGACGTGAAGAGCATCAGGCCCAGCGGACACctggccaggacactggggtCACCCGTCAGGCAGGGGCCCTGGATTTGCAATGGCTGCAGGTCTCCGCGCTCTGGCTTCCAGTCTCAGCTGTAGCGCCCCAGTGCGAGGTTGGGTCTCTGCCGGCTTAGAGGGAAGAGGCCACCAACAGCCCACCAGCACTTCCCCTGTGGTTCTCCTGCCTTATAAGCCAAGTTGTTTCTATGCCCCTTGTGGTTACAGCATCTCTCCATGGCTATTCCCCCAGACCCCTGATCCGCAGGGCTCCCCAGAGTAGAGATGGGGCGAGAGGTGTTGCCCATGCTCTGTACCTTGGCAGGCTGCAGGGCTCAGCCGCGTGCTTCTTGGGCTTCTCATAGAGCCTATCGAGGCTGGTCTCCTTCCAGGGGCTGTTCTGGATGGGTGAGCGCTCCAACTCTAGGACTTCGTCCTGCGTGGGTGGCAGCCCCTCACGCTGCTGGAGAGGGGCAGAGCGGGCGGGCAGGGCCGGGGAGCTGTGCGGTGTGCCAGGCTGGACTGGCACCATGAGCTGCTGGGCAGCATGATGATTCGGAGCCTGGGTTTCTTCTGAAAGAGAACGAGGGGGGTGAAAGCAGTGCAGGAATCACAGTGTCTGCCCGTCACCTTCCCTCCGGCTCCAGGCTCAGATCCCcacacagcccagagcccatcccccagcagccctgcctgGCTCACCCCACATCAAATGCTTGTCTCTGGGGGAACGGAGCAGATGGGCTCATACCCCTTTCCCAACGTGGCGGGGTGCAGACACTGCCCTGCCCGCATGCCCtgcccacaggaagggaaaatCCAAACCCTGCTCATGCCTTACCCTCCTCCAGCAGGATGGCATCAGAGAGGGAGCTGTCATCCGAGGAGCTCAGCTCTAGGGAAGCAatggggaaagaggcagaggtGAGGAAGGGCAGTGACGCTCACTGGGCTCGGCCAGGGGCCGCAACACAGATCCCATTGACTCTCCATGGAGCCTCAGTCAGCAGGGATTGTTGGGATTCCAGCAGCACGTAGACGCAACGCTGCACAAACCCCTAACACAGCTACACGAGCGGGGCTGGGTCTCCCGCTGCTCTGCCtcggctccaggagctggggttaaCTATACACAGCAACAGTGAAACTGTCTGTCGTCCCACGAGCTCCAACCTCTCCGGGGCCACCTCACCTACCACTgcaatgcagctgcctctgcgGTGGAACCCATGGGACCATCTCAGGCAGGATCAAGCCGGTGGAGGCAGGGAGCACTTTGGTGCCTGACGGGTTAACTGGCACCATGCAGGAGGCATGTCTCTACAGGCTTcccacctgctcctctctgctGAGCTGGGCCTA
The sequence above is a segment of the Eretmochelys imbricata isolate rEreImb1 chromosome 21, rEreImb1.hap1, whole genome shotgun sequence genome. Coding sequences within it:
- the INAVA gene encoding innate immunity activator protein, with protein sequence MESKEDISDSDSGIMLHSGQDSPVSLLKDLTQAVRKQQQELAARLEACLVELRKLCLREAELTGILPQEYPLKQGDRPPMVRRRIGTAFKLDEKTIISRGVDPLSTLERDLALQLQIAAATHRLYREENISKHIKKRRKNMVLKEEKKLKELENALNECRLRATQEPRPSPMALGELSSSDDSSLSDAILLEEEETQAPNHHAAQQLMVPVQPGTPHSSPALPARSAPLQQREGLPPTQDEVLELERSPIQNSPWKETSLDRLYEKPKKHAAEPCSLPSSPAGTPMPAPARSPAAQRTPEMPPYHFVPIRTLALWRQAGSSGPPTPEMQARRGQSQSMRLDVSRDRAEPRGRSVLPRRRPTYYTVTVPVPDYCFPSSKPGRASRSIYHSGSEDSSSDVSSTPCTPSAGSGSPDAFRRPMPPPSAEPPSPEFRGPRSVGPEAAYYYQSPHKRLLPPGYFPAVEHVAGREFCRGYSLLRAGSPAPFPYEQDMVQLHCQRLAPAPSRLLRTPSLKDYAPGSGRALAKSAVSEELKSWHERTKLRTLRPHSLDRQGAFRARNTPGRELYASRSAGQQPQVCQIHVLKQSPEGAPVQVYVPENGEVITQV